In Allomuricauda ruestringensis DSM 13258, the following proteins share a genomic window:
- a CDS encoding NAD(P)H-dependent oxidoreductase: MKTLIIVTHPNIQNSIINKRWIEELHKYPENFYVHQLHEVYPNEEIDVPAEQELIERYDKIVFQFPFYWFNCPPFLKKWLDEVLTYGWAYGSKSGYKVGGKKIAFAMSVGIDEHEYSPTAKYKYTLDELLRPFELTFEYIKADYRPFFAYYGIELNSSKEWIEKSVPKYLYFLNSL; encoded by the coding sequence ATGAAGACATTAATTATTGTTACGCACCCTAATATTCAAAATTCCATAATCAACAAGAGATGGATTGAAGAGTTACATAAATATCCTGAAAATTTTTATGTTCATCAATTGCACGAGGTCTATCCAAACGAAGAAATTGATGTCCCGGCAGAGCAAGAGCTAATAGAACGGTATGATAAAATTGTATTTCAGTTTCCTTTTTACTGGTTCAATTGTCCTCCATTTCTTAAAAAATGGCTTGATGAAGTTTTAACCTATGGTTGGGCTTATGGTAGTAAGAGCGGTTATAAGGTTGGGGGAAAGAAAATCGCATTCGCGATGTCGGTCGGGATTGATGAACACGAATATAGCCCAACGGCAAAATACAAATACACTTTGGATGAATTGCTTCGTCCTTTTGAGTTGACTTTTGAATATATAAAAGCCGATTACCGTCCATTTTTCGCTTATTATGGAATCGAGCTAAATTCATCAAAGGAATGGATTGAAAAAAGTGTTCCAAAATATCTCTACTTTCTCAATTCTTTATAA
- a CDS encoding winged helix-turn-helix transcriptional regulator: MRKENSTNTLNKENLESNCGMAYAIGILSGRWKLSIIGYLMANEKLRYGELKRKIEGISERMLISQLKELQSDHLVERIAYPEVPPRVEYKLTEKGRSLDNILNELSKWGKRHYIENISK; encoded by the coding sequence ATGAGAAAAGAAAATTCGACAAATACACTGAACAAAGAAAATTTAGAATCAAACTGCGGAATGGCCTACGCTATAGGGATACTTAGCGGGAGATGGAAATTGAGTATCATTGGATATCTAATGGCCAATGAAAAACTTAGATATGGTGAATTAAAGCGAAAAATTGAAGGCATTTCTGAAAGAATGCTGATCTCTCAACTTAAAGAATTGCAATCCGATCATTTAGTTGAGAGGATTGCCTATCCCGAAGTTCCCCCAAGAGTTGAATATAAACTTACGGAAAAGGGAAGGTCATTGGACAATATCCTAAATGAATTATCGAAATGGGGAAAAAGACATTATATAGAAAATATCAGTAAATAG
- a CDS encoding DoxX family protein, with protein MKKALITREYLGEFSSKGIMILRLIAGFTLFMHGLPKIFFPTSWMGDTIPGLLQLCAAFFEVFGGLALIFGFFVPIASIGIGITMIVAVIFHVTISDPLLRLTVRGTSEGIGSKYLFFPEWFVLADGKSAFGSGSAELALLFLTISICFFFTGAGKYSMDHYSGRIEKK; from the coding sequence ATGAAAAAAGCACTTATTACTAGAGAATATCTCGGGGAATTTAGTTCAAAGGGAATAATGATACTACGGTTGATCGCAGGTTTTACTTTGTTTATGCACGGTTTGCCCAAGATTTTTTTTCCAACATCATGGATGGGAGATACAATTCCAGGGTTGCTACAACTATGCGCCGCTTTCTTTGAAGTATTTGGAGGTTTGGCACTAATTTTTGGCTTTTTTGTACCTATTGCTTCCATAGGAATTGGAATCACAATGATTGTTGCTGTAATTTTTCATGTAACAATTTCCGATCCGCTCTTAAGATTGACTGTCAGAGGTACCTCCGAAGGAATTGGTTCAAAATATTTGTTTTTTCCAGAATGGTTTGTACTAGCCGATGGCAAAAGCGCTTTTGGTTCAGGTTCTGCCGAACTTGCCCTTTTGTTTCTAACCATATCGATTTGTTTTTTCTTTACAGGAGCTGGAAAATATTCTATGGACCACTATTCGGGCAGAATAGAAAAAAAATGA
- a CDS encoding DUF2200 domain-containing protein, with amino-acid sequence MKITPEHNERMAKMTFASVYPHYITKVERKGRTKEELHQVIEWLTGFDDQNIKELIDENATFETFFKLAKLNPNAHFITGVICGYRIEEIDNTLTKQVRYLDKLVDELAKGKKMEKILRTA; translated from the coding sequence ATGAAGATAACGCCCGAACATAACGAACGAATGGCAAAAATGACTTTTGCTTCCGTCTATCCACACTACATTACAAAAGTTGAGAGAAAAGGCAGAACAAAAGAAGAACTACATCAAGTCATAGAATGGCTAACAGGTTTTGACGACCAGAATATAAAAGAGCTGATTGACGAAAATGCCACATTTGAAACGTTTTTCAAGCTAGCAAAATTAAACCCAAACGCTCATTTCATAACAGGAGTGATCTGTGGCTACCGAATTGAAGAAATTGATAATACGCTAACCAAACAAGTACGGTATCTTGACAAATTGGTGGACGAATTAGCGAAAGGGAAAAAGATGGAAAAAATTTTAAGAACAGCTTGA
- a CDS encoding DUF1801 domain-containing protein has translation MNEEIKSYNDQQTANDRDICDLLAQTIDKELTEAENKIWHSHPVWFLDGNPTVGYSKQKKGIRLMFWSGADFDEENLNVKGAKFKDASIFYNSVTEIKTDELKRWLNKSRQIQWDYKNIVKRKGKLERLK, from the coding sequence ATGAACGAAGAAATTAAATCATACAACGACCAACAAACAGCAAATGACAGGGATATTTGCGACCTGCTCGCTCAAACAATAGATAAAGAATTGACAGAAGCAGAAAATAAAATTTGGCACTCACACCCTGTTTGGTTTTTGGACGGCAATCCGACAGTTGGTTATAGTAAACAGAAAAAAGGAATAAGACTAATGTTTTGGAGTGGTGCGGACTTTGACGAAGAGAACCTGAATGTTAAAGGAGCGAAATTTAAAGATGCTTCGATTTTCTATAACAGTGTGACTGAAATAAAAACGGATGAACTAAAACGTTGGTTGAATAAATCAAGACAAATCCAATGGGACTATAAAAATATAGTCAAAAGAAAAGGGAAATTAGAAAGACTTAAATAA
- a CDS encoding nickel-binding protein, with protein sequence MPLYMDLHHIDPDITQEDLDKAHKKDLEVQNKYNVSHKKYYVNFEEKTVFCLMEGPNKKAVHSSHAEVHGVGPCNIIEVSSLTPTFSFNAMIGDEGGKNSWDVALTKSGEIDTGFRTLMLITLFHFTSDDKSLAKGIFQIIENQDGKIVSQPDKKILVSFLHAQDGMYCLKSIISYLSQTKTIEYNLALITGKPVDDTGSSLFQSTIHRLQTLCLLGQTRKAYVDSSTKSLFEKGLNNIEELDYGLIRIISVKDFSILEELSSVLENNCGNSSFRIGQINDFLGLSKTQTYRKTKQLTGMSPSGLVLEMRLRKALVDLRDTDRTISQIAYDRGFNSPNYFTRAFKKRFRLLPTEFADLSKEIDRTKSKIKTV encoded by the coding sequence ATGCCGCTATATATGGACCTTCATCATATTGACCCAGATATAACCCAAGAGGATTTGGATAAGGCACATAAAAAGGACTTGGAAGTACAGAATAAATACAATGTCTCACACAAGAAATATTATGTAAACTTTGAAGAAAAAACAGTATTCTGTTTAATGGAGGGGCCAAATAAAAAAGCGGTTCATTCTAGCCATGCCGAAGTACATGGGGTTGGTCCATGTAATATTATAGAGGTTTCTTCATTAACGCCTACCTTTAGTTTTAATGCAATGATTGGTGATGAAGGCGGCAAGAATAGCTGGGATGTTGCCTTAACTAAATCTGGCGAAATTGATACGGGTTTTCGAACTTTAATGTTGATTACATTATTTCATTTCACTTCGGATGATAAGTCGTTGGCCAAAGGAATTTTTCAAATAATAGAAAATCAAGATGGTAAGATTGTGTCGCAACCAGATAAGAAAATATTGGTTTCATTCTTGCACGCTCAAGATGGGATGTATTGCTTAAAATCAATTATAAGTTATCTAAGCCAAACCAAAACTATTGAATACAACTTGGCCTTGATAACTGGAAAACCTGTTGACGACACAGGGTCATCTCTGTTTCAAAGCACCATTCATCGATTGCAAACACTTTGTCTTTTAGGGCAAACAAGAAAAGCCTATGTAGATTCAAGTACAAAATCTCTTTTTGAAAAAGGCCTCAACAATATTGAAGAATTGGATTACGGGTTGATACGAATCATTTCTGTTAAGGACTTTTCCATACTTGAAGAATTAAGCAGTGTTCTGGAAAACAATTGCGGAAACTCCAGTTTTAGAATCGGCCAAATAAATGATTTTTTGGGACTGAGCAAGACCCAAACCTATAGAAAAACCAAACAACTGACGGGAATGTCCCCGAGTGGACTGGTACTAGAGATGCGCTTAAGAAAAGCGTTAGTTGACCTTAGGGACACTGACCGAACAATATCCCAGATTGCTTATGACCGGGGGTTTAACAGCCCTAATTATTTCACACGTGCGTTTAAAAAAAGGTTTCGTTTGTTGCCAACGGAATTTGCTGACCTTTCAAAGGAGATAGACCGTACAAAATCAAAGATCAAAACGGTATAA
- a CDS encoding nuclear transport factor 2 family protein translates to MKNIFLGIGVLIFSISHGQYNGGNHTDILTNEFPSAKAEVMSVLDGIEQSIRDNDMDKLIAFHAYGPKFTEFKNGERRTGSLENEEFERGFLGSFTDVEKWELDDLKIAVYGNVANVTFHADFVPIIEEEKLHMTGQFTLLFVKTPEGWKIVHEHMSPLNQE, encoded by the coding sequence ATGAAGAATATATTTTTAGGTATTGGCGTTTTAATTTTTTCGATTTCTCATGGGCAGTATAATGGTGGTAACCATACTGATATCCTTACAAATGAGTTTCCATCAGCCAAGGCAGAAGTAATGTCTGTTCTTGATGGTATTGAGCAGAGTATAAGGGATAATGATATGGATAAGCTTATTGCCTTTCATGCTTATGGTCCCAAGTTCACAGAGTTTAAGAATGGCGAACGAAGGACTGGGTCTTTAGAGAATGAAGAGTTTGAACGAGGGTTTTTAGGTTCCTTTACGGATGTTGAAAAATGGGAGTTGGACGACCTTAAAATTGCAGTTTATGGTAATGTGGCCAATGTTACTTTCCATGCAGATTTTGTGCCTATCATTGAGGAAGAAAAATTGCATATGACCGGACAATTTACCTTACTGTTCGTTAAAACGCCAGAGGGATGGAAAATTGTCCATGAACATATGTCCCCTTTGAATCAGGAATAA
- a CDS encoding acyl-CoA dehydrogenase family protein, producing the protein MKKSKDILYKNLEDVFERCGKRAAHYDANNLFFQDDFEELKEAGYLLMSVPEEHGGYGMKMSETMALTRKLAYHAAPTALGLNMHVYWTGLIADLHRSGDTSLDWVLEEAGRGKVFAAGHGESGNDSPLLYSTCIANKVEGGYKFKGHKMFGSLSPVWDFLGFHGQDNSNPDNPMVIHAFMPRSAQNYEIKKTWDNVLGMRATQSNDTILNDVFVPNEYVVRRVPAGFKGVDQFILGIFAWALLGFSNVYFGLALHIVDMVLEKLPNKSSISLGRPSMAYNGLIQHDVADMILELESIEPHLNTIVEDWSNGKDYGDAWGVKIVAAKCHASEGSWRIADKAMDIMGGAGIIRQSGFERLFRDARLAKIHPANTYLAREIIAKGMLGLDLDLKPR; encoded by the coding sequence TTGAAAAAATCCAAGGATATTTTATACAAAAACTTGGAAGATGTTTTCGAAAGATGTGGAAAAAGGGCAGCTCATTATGATGCTAACAATCTTTTCTTTCAGGATGACTTTGAAGAACTTAAGGAAGCAGGATATCTATTAATGTCGGTACCAGAAGAACATGGAGGATATGGTATGAAGATGTCAGAAACTATGGCATTAACCCGGAAACTTGCATACCATGCAGCTCCTACGGCATTAGGGCTGAACATGCACGTTTATTGGACTGGATTGATTGCTGACCTCCATAGGTCTGGGGATACTTCCCTTGATTGGGTACTTGAAGAAGCTGGCAGGGGTAAGGTTTTTGCAGCTGGTCATGGAGAGTCGGGGAATGATTCGCCGTTGTTGTACTCTACATGTATTGCAAATAAGGTAGAGGGGGGGTACAAATTTAAAGGACATAAGATGTTTGGGAGTTTGTCACCTGTGTGGGATTTTTTGGGCTTTCATGGTCAAGATAATAGTAATCCCGATAACCCCATGGTCATACATGCCTTTATGCCGAGGAGTGCCCAAAATTATGAAATCAAGAAAACTTGGGACAATGTCCTTGGTATGAGAGCCACTCAATCCAACGATACCATTTTGAATGATGTTTTTGTGCCAAATGAATATGTTGTGCGAAGGGTACCAGCCGGTTTCAAGGGAGTTGATCAATTTATATTAGGAATTTTTGCATGGGCTCTTCTTGGGTTTTCAAATGTATATTTTGGGCTTGCACTACATATTGTTGATATGGTGTTGGAGAAGCTTCCGAATAAAAGCTCTATTTCATTAGGTAGACCTTCAATGGCATATAACGGTCTAATACAGCATGATGTGGCCGATATGATTTTGGAACTCGAAAGTATAGAGCCTCATTTAAATACTATTGTTGAGGATTGGAGCAATGGCAAGGATTATGGAGATGCTTGGGGTGTTAAGATAGTTGCGGCCAAATGTCATGCATCAGAAGGCTCATGGCGAATAGCAGATAAGGCTATGGATATTATGGGAGGAGCAGGGATTATTAGACAATCTGGTTTTGAACGATTGTTTCGTGATGCACGTCTGGCCAAGATTCATCCAGCCAATACTTACCTTGCACGAGAAATAATAGCTAAGGGAATGCTAGGGTTGGATTTGGATTTAAAGCCTAGATAA
- a CDS encoding YaiO family outer membrane beta-barrel protein — protein MILKDYVLVVCSFQMKEMRIYSYSVMRCVLLGIFLLSFSILEAQDEKELTSDELFIKAREEAFDNDNYSAAIQLMEDAVRKAPEYVDLIIFLGRLYTWTDQTEKARSFLQNAFDRDPGYEDAAMAYASMEYWNDNSPRALEIVNIALDKKPDSEKLGILKSKILRDLKKFQEAHQVLTDLLEYNPKSTEARSLIQTIKSESALNQIGLSYDFVYFDKRFDQPWHLASLDYTRQTKLGSVASRLNYANRFGSGTTQFEMDMYPRISNTFYAYVSGGVSNDRGIFPKYRAGFSLYSNLPGAFEADAGFRWLYFSNSTWIYTFSVGKYYKNYWFNFRTYLTPSDAGFSNSYGLTIRYYFGGADDYLGLKLGTGFSPDDTANNVFIDSSTQLTSTNVALGYRKLLAKTHIIYAELTYENIEYAPDSRGNQYTLGIGYIKRF, from the coding sequence ATGATTTTGAAGGATTATGTTTTGGTTGTTTGTTCATTCCAGATGAAAGAAATGAGAATTTACTCCTATTCAGTAATGAGATGTGTTCTCTTGGGAATTTTTTTATTATCCTTTTCAATTTTGGAAGCGCAGGATGAGAAAGAACTGACAAGTGATGAACTTTTCATAAAGGCCCGTGAGGAAGCTTTTGACAATGATAATTATAGTGCAGCAATTCAACTTATGGAGGATGCTGTTCGGAAAGCACCGGAATATGTGGACCTGATCATTTTCTTGGGACGTTTGTACACTTGGACCGATCAAACCGAAAAAGCCAGGAGTTTTTTGCAAAACGCCTTTGATAGGGACCCTGGATATGAAGATGCCGCAATGGCCTACGCAAGTATGGAATATTGGAATGATAATTCTCCTCGAGCTTTGGAAATAGTAAACATAGCCTTGGACAAAAAACCAGATTCGGAAAAATTAGGGATTCTTAAAAGCAAGATTTTAAGGGACTTAAAAAAGTTCCAAGAAGCGCATCAAGTGTTGACCGATTTGTTGGAATATAATCCTAAATCTACTGAAGCACGTTCTTTGATACAAACCATAAAATCGGAGTCGGCCTTAAACCAAATAGGGTTGTCCTATGATTTTGTATACTTTGACAAACGTTTTGATCAACCTTGGCATTTAGCGAGCCTCGATTATACCAGACAGACCAAATTGGGGTCTGTTGCGAGCCGTCTCAATTATGCCAATAGGTTTGGTTCTGGAACTACCCAATTTGAGATGGACATGTATCCGAGGATTTCCAATACATTTTATGCCTATGTCAGTGGAGGAGTTTCAAATGACAGGGGTATTTTTCCCAAATATAGGGCCGGATTTAGTTTGTACTCCAATCTTCCAGGAGCTTTTGAGGCGGACGCTGGGTTTAGATGGTTGTACTTTTCCAACAGTACCTGGATTTACACTTTTTCAGTAGGGAAGTACTATAAAAATTATTGGTTTAATTTTAGAACGTACCTGACACCATCAGATGCCGGATTTTCCAATTCCTATGGGTTGACAATTCGCTACTATTTTGGTGGGGCAGACGATTATTTAGGTTTAAAGTTGGGTACAGGTTTCTCCCCTGATGACACTGCCAATAATGTTTTTATCGACAGCAGCACACAGCTCACCTCTACAAATGTTGCTCTTGGCTACCGAAAACTCTTGGCTAAGACCCATATCATTTATGCCGAGCTCACCTATGAAAATATTGAATATGCTCCTGATTCAAGGGGAAATCAGTATACGTTGGGAATCGGATACATTAAAAGGTTTTAA
- a CDS encoding LTA synthase family protein, with protein sequence MLLFFILELVFIFYYKSSLVLLGADLFSYSLGDIIQTVGSSGSIFAIVVLAIIIVSLFSMWYLWSIPRKIKLNLKPAIQVVLCFALLSIGHITQFKSQESAFEKEIVTNKTIHFVDAAHNYFSTKEVETDIYADSYLINTISSKMGKRLTYLQNTDFPFLHKSVEEDVLSPFFKTDSISPNIVFILVEGLGRAFSGEDAYLKSFTPFLDSLSQQGLYWKNTLSNTGRTFGVLPSILGALPFAENGYLDLGAKMPQQLSLLNLLKPNGYRTSFYYGGNASFDQMDLFLQQNNIDFIFDESSFDKRYKKLPSSSNFSWGYGDRELYAHYFETKEKIEPKPSLDIILTLTSHSPFQLNDHSKYLKLFEDHLNNLALSEASKDKYRIYADQYATILYADASLKWFISEYEKRDVFRNTIFIITGDHRLPEIPMRNKIDRYHVPLIIYSPMLKKTSTISSVSSHFDIAPSLYNFLANRYQYGKPSMNSWLGYGLDTLQNYRNLHVIPLMQTKADLLDIVVGTYHLNYVNLYQMDQHLDETPIENESIKLEVQAIFEAFKRRNNQVSKLKSMIPDSILRTYSMPQ encoded by the coding sequence ATGCTACTATTTTTTATTCTAGAATTAGTTTTTATCTTCTATTACAAATCTTCCCTTGTACTCCTTGGAGCCGATTTGTTCAGCTACTCCCTTGGCGATATCATACAGACAGTGGGTTCTTCTGGAAGCATTTTTGCCATTGTGGTTCTTGCAATTATAATCGTATCGCTTTTTAGTATGTGGTATCTTTGGTCCATTCCCAGGAAAATAAAGTTGAACCTCAAACCGGCAATCCAGGTCGTATTGTGCTTTGCCTTGCTTTCAATTGGCCACATCACACAGTTTAAAAGTCAAGAGAGTGCGTTTGAAAAAGAAATAGTTACCAACAAAACAATACATTTTGTGGATGCTGCCCACAACTATTTTTCCACCAAAGAGGTGGAAACTGATATCTATGCCGACTCCTATTTGATCAATACCATTTCATCCAAAATGGGGAAAAGGTTGACCTATCTTCAGAATACTGATTTTCCGTTTCTTCATAAGAGTGTCGAAGAAGATGTGTTGTCACCTTTTTTTAAAACCGACAGCATCAGTCCAAATATTGTTTTTATCCTGGTTGAGGGCCTGGGGAGGGCTTTCTCTGGGGAAGATGCATACCTGAAGAGTTTTACTCCTTTTCTGGATTCCCTATCACAACAAGGTTTATATTGGAAAAACACTTTGAGCAATACTGGCCGAACGTTCGGGGTACTTCCCTCTATTTTAGGGGCCCTCCCATTTGCCGAAAATGGCTATTTGGATCTAGGTGCCAAAATGCCCCAACAACTTTCGTTATTGAACTTATTGAAACCTAACGGTTATAGAACAAGTTTTTATTATGGTGGCAATGCTTCCTTTGATCAAATGGACCTCTTTCTACAACAGAACAACATTGATTTTATTTTTGACGAGTCCAGTTTTGACAAGAGATACAAGAAGCTACCAAGTTCCAGTAATTTTAGTTGGGGGTATGGAGATAGGGAATTATATGCCCATTATTTTGAGACAAAGGAAAAAATAGAACCAAAACCATCGTTGGACATTATTCTTACCCTGACGAGCCATTCCCCCTTTCAACTCAATGACCACTCCAAATATTTAAAGCTATTTGAAGATCATCTTAACAACCTTGCTTTATCGGAAGCATCCAAGGACAAATACAGAATATATGCCGATCAATATGCCACGATCCTCTATGCTGATGCTTCCCTAAAATGGTTTATTTCCGAGTATGAAAAAAGGGATGTATTTCGCAATACCATTTTTATAATTACCGGTGATCATCGCTTGCCCGAAATTCCTATGCGGAACAAAATAGATCGCTACCACGTACCCCTTATCATTTATTCTCCAATGCTCAAAAAAACGAGCACCATTTCTTCCGTCTCTTCTCATTTTGATATTGCTCCCAGTCTCTACAATTTTTTGGCCAACCGATACCAATATGGTAAACCAAGCATGAATAGTTGGCTTGGTTATGGCTTGGACACGCTCCAAAACTATAGAAATCTTCATGTTATTCCTCTAATGCAAACCAAGGCGGACCTGCTTGATATTGTGGTTGGGACCTATCATTTGAATTATGTTAATTTATATCAAATGGACCAGCACCTGGACGAGACCCCTATTGAAAACGAATCCATCAAACTAGAAGTACAAGCGATATTTGAAGCATTTAAAAGGAGAAACAACCAAGTTTCCAAATTGAAATCCATGATTCCCGATTCAATATTGAGAACTTATTCAATGCCTCAATAA